The genomic DNA GGCTGACCCGCCTGGACGTCGGGCTGGGAGCGGCGTTCGGCGTGACGCTGGGTGTGATGAACCTGTCGTTCTACGAGGCGCTGGCCCGGCTGCCCATGGGCATCGCGGTGGCGATCGAGTTCCTCGGCCCGCTCGGAGTGGCGGTGGCCGCCTCGCGCCGCCGCCTTGACCTGCTCTGGGTCGGGCTGGCCGCCTCCGGCGTGGTGCTGCTGGCCCCGTGGGGGGCGACGGGGTCGCGGATCAGCTGGGCCGGCATCGCTTTCGCGCTGGTCGCGGCGGTCTGCTGGGCGGGCTACATCCTGCTGTCGGCGGCCGTGGGCCAGCGTTTCCCCGGCACGACCGGCCTGTCCTTCGCCATGATCGTGTCGTTCCTGCTGATCGCCCCCGTGGGGATCGGTACGGGCGGCGCCGATCTGCTCCAGCCCGAACTGATGCTGATCGGGCTGGGGGTGGGCCTGCTGTCGTCGGTCATCCCCTATTCGATCGAACTGGAGGCCCTGCGCAGGATGCCGAAGCAGGTGTTCGGCATCCTGATGAGCCTGGAGCCCGCGGTGGCCGCGCTGGTCGGCCTGCTGGTGCTGGGCGAGGTGCTCCAGGTGCGTGAATGGGCCGCCATCGGCTGCGTGGTCGTCGCCAGCGTGGGCGCGACCCGCAGCTCCCGCTGAAGGGGGCCTATTCCGGCTTGCTGGCCCAGATGCCCCGCACGTGCTGGATGTGGTTGCGCATCAGCCGCTCGGATCCGCCGGTGTCGCCCGCGGAGAGCAGGTCGAGCAGGTCGAGGTGCTCTCGTGCGGAGTCGACCAGGCCACCGCGCTCGTAGAGGGCGGCCAGACCGTACAGCCGGGCCCGTTTGCGCAGGTCGCGCACCACGTCCACCAGGTGCCCGTTGCCCGCCAGCGCCAGCAGGTCCACGTGGAAGCGGATGTCGGCGTCCACGTAGGCGAGCAGGTCGCCGTGCTCGGCGGCGTCGACGATCTGCTGGGCCACCGGGCGCAGCAGATCGAAGCTCTCCGCACGGGCCGTGTCGGCCAGCCGCGCCACCGTGGGCACCTCGATGAGCCGGCGGATCTCGGTGAGTTCGTCCAGGTCGCGGTCGGACAGCTCGGTGACCCGGAAGCCCTTGTTGCGCACCGCCTCGACCAGGCCCTCCTTGGCCAGGTCGAGCATCGCCTCGCGCACCGGGGTCGCCGAGACGCCGAACTGGGCGGCCAGCGCGGGCGCCGAGTAGATCACCCCCGCCCGCATCTCACCGGTGATCAGGGCGGCCCGCAGCGCGTGGGCCACCTGCTCCCGCAGGCTCTGCCGCTCACCCACGACCGGCAGGTCGAGCCGGTCCTCCGCCGAAGGGGCCATTCCCTCGCCTCTCATCTCGCTCGCGTCCACGCCTCGTAGGCGGCGGCAGCCACCACCAGGTCTTCCCACGCCATACCAACGCTCTTGAACACCCGGGGCCCCGGAGTGTGGGGCACGGCGCCGGCGACCAGCTCACCAAGGTTGCCGGCGAGATGACCGACGGTGATCGTACCGTTCCGCAACGGGATGATCAGGTCGCCCGCCTCGGCGAGAGCGGCCCCGCGAGCCTCGACGACCACCGTGGCGCGCGCGACGAGATCATCGTCGATCTCCCTGGCATCCGGCTCGTGAGAGCCGACCGCGATCACGGTCGCGTCATCCCGGGTGAGCCTACCGTTGAACAGGGGAGTTCTGGAGGTCGTACAGCAGGCGATCAGATCGGCATCGCCGGGCTCGGTCGCCGTGTCGGCCCGGAGCCCCTCGGCGGCGCACCGGGCGGCGAAAGCGCGCGCCTTCGCCGCGTCCCTGGCGATCACACTCACCCGCCGCACCGGCCGGACCGCGCGGAAGGCCTCCACGTGCCCCCACGCCTGCGGCCCCGTGCCGAACACCGCCATCGTCGAGGCGCCGGGCTCGGCCAGATGCCGTACGGCCAGCGCGGAGACCGCGGGGGTGCGCAGCGAGGTGAGCGCGACACCGTCCATCACGGCCAGCGGAGCCAGGCTCTCCCCGTCCATCAGCAGGTAGGCGCCCTGGATCCGCGGCAGGCCGCGCGAGGGGTTGGCGGGCGCCACCCCGGCTATCTTGATCCCGGCGTAGCGGCCCCACGCGGCGGGCATCAGCAGCAGCTGCCCGGCGGGGACCTCCACGACGGGCCGCTGCGGGGTGTCCTCGGGGTCGAGTCCGTCGCGCAGCGCGTCCTGGAGCACCTGTACGGCCCGCGCCATCGGCACCAGCTCGCGCAGGGTCTCCCCGTCCAGGTAGGGCGGCGTGCTCATCGCAGCGTGAACCCGGTGCCGAGGGGGTCGCGCGGATCCAGGGCGAACCGGTGCTCTCCGGTGCGGTAGGCCATGCCCTCCACCTCGGGGACGACCCCCTCCTCGGTCACCTCGGCCACCCGGGCGCGGAAGGAGGTCCCCACGATGCTTTCGTGGTGGAGCGTGCCGGTGAAGCCGTCGGCGTGCAGCAAGGCCAGCCGGGCGGCCGTGCCCGAGCCGCAGGGCGAGCGGTCCACCTCGCCGTCGGCGAAGACCGTGACGTTGCGCTGGTGCCCGGGGCCCAGCTCGTCGTAGAAGACGACGCCGTAGATCCCGGAGAGCCGGTCGTCGCCCGGATGCCGGGAGGCGGGGTGACCGGCCAGGGCCGCCTTCACCGCCCGGCCGAGCGCGATCAGCTCGGTGAGGTGCTCGGGCGCCACGCTCAGCCCGAACGCCGCGGCCGGAACGGAGGCGTAGATGGCTCCGCCGTAGGAGACGTCGGCCCTGATCCCGGTGAGCGGGCCGGAACCGGTGCCCGCGAAGGACGGGCCCGTCCCGGCGAGCGGGCCCAGCTCGACGTCCCGTGCGAGCACGTAGGACGGCACGTTCCGGAACGTGACGGCCTCGACCCGGCCCGCCGCGCAGCGGACCCGGGCCGTCACCCTGCCGGACGGGACGTCCACGACGACGTCGGTCTCCCCTTCCGGATCGGCCTCGACCAGCCCGCTGTCCACGGCGTGGACACCGAGCGCGATGGTGCCGTGGCCGCAGGCGGTGGAGTAGCCGTCCTTGTGCCAGAACAGCACGCCGAGGTCGGCTCCCGCGTCGTCCGGCGGCACCAGGAAGCAGCCGTACATGTCGGCGTGCCCGCGCGGCTCGTGGCAGAGCAGCCGCCGCACATCGTCGATCTCCGGGGCTCTCGCCGACTCACGACGTTCGAGCACCGTGCCGCCGGGAATGTCGGGCACACCGGCGGTGACGATCCGGAACGGCTCACCGCCGGTGTGGTAGTCGATCGTGTGAATCATCTTTCCCCGTTCCGTCAGACTCCGCCGAGGTACGCCTCGACCACCCGGGCGTCCTCGCGCAGCTCGGCGGCCGGGCCGTCCAGCACGCACTCGCCGTTCTCGATGACGTAGCCGCGGTGAGCGATCTTGAGTGCGGCGGTGGCGTTCTGCTCGACGAGCAGCACCGAGGTGCCCTCGGCGTTGATGTCGGCGATCAGCTCCATCACCGAGGCGACCACCAGCGGGGCCAGGCCCATGGAGGGCTCGTCGAGCAGCAGCAGCCGGGGCCCGGTGACCAGCGCCCGGCCGATGGCGAGCATCTGCTGCTCGCCACCGGACAGCGTGCCGCCCTGCTGGGCGCGCCGCTCGGCCAGCCGGGGCAGCAGCTCGTAGACGCGCTGGATCCGCTTGCGGATCTCGGCCTGGTCGCGGACCAGGTAGCCGCCGAGCTGCAGGTTCTCGTGCACGGTGAGGGTGCTGAAAACCCTGCGGCCCTCGGGGACGTGCACCAGGCCCCGTGCGGTGATCTTGTGGGGTCTGTCCCTGGTGACGTCGTGCCCGTCGAAGACGACCTTGCCGGCGGTGGGCCGCACCAGACCGGAGACCGCCGACAGCGTGGTGGTCTTGCCCGCGCCGTTGTTGCCCAGCAGGGCGACGATCTCTCCCGGCGCGATGGCCAGTGACAGGCCGCGCAGGGCGTGCACGCCGCCGTAGTGGACATCCAGTCCGTTGATCTCAAGCATGGGCGTCACTCCCGAGGTAGGCCTCGATGACGGCCGGGTTCCGGCGGACGTCCTCCGGGGGGCCGTCGGCGATCTCCTTGCCGAAGTTGAGCACGACCACGCGTTCGGAGACCTCCATGACCAGGCCCATGTCGTGTTCGATGAGCACGATCGCCACACCCAGCGCCTGGATCCGCCGGATCAGGTCGAGCATCTCGGTCTTCTCGCCGTGGTTGAGCCCGGCGGCGGGCTCGTCCAGCAGCAGCAGGTCGGGGCGGCGGGCCAGGGCTCTGGCGATCTCGGTGAGGCGCTGCTCGCCGTAGGGCAGGTTGCGGGCCTCGCTGTAGCGGTCGCCGCGCAGGCCGACGAAGTCCAGCCAGTGGTGGGCCTGCTCGGTGCACTCGCGTTCCGAGCGGCGGTAGCGGGGGGTGTGCAGCAGGGAGTCCAGGACGCTCTGCTTGAGCCACAGGTGCGATCCGGCGCGCACGTTGTCCAGCACCGACAGTTCGCCGAACAGGCGCAGGTTCTGGAAGGTGCGCGCGACGCCGAGTCCGGCGATGGCGGACGGCCTCAGGCCCGGCAGGTCCTTGCCCCGCAGGGTGATCCGGCCCGAGGTGGGGCGGTAGAAGCCGGTGACGCAGTTGAAGGCCGACGTCTTGCCCGCGCCGTTGGGTCCGATGACGGAGACGATCTCCGCCTCGTCCACCGAGAACGTGAGCCCGTCGATGGCCAGCAGTCCGCCGAAGGACAGGTGGAGATCCTCCACACTCAGCAGGCTCACGAGACCTCCTTGGAACGGGCGGGCCAGAGCCCCTGCGGGCGCAGGAGCATGACGGCGATGAGGAGGACGCCGAAGATGAAGAACCGGTAGTCGGCGAGGTCGCGCAGGAACTCCGGCAGGAGGCTGATCACGACGGCGCCGATGACGACGCCGGGGATCGAGCCCATGCCGCCCAGCACCACCGCCATCAGGACCAGCGCGGACTGCAGGAAGGTGAAGCTGCCCGGGGAGATGGCCGAAAGCTGCGCGGCGAACAGGACCCCGGCCAGACCGCCCCAGACGGCGCCCGCGATGTAGGCGGCGAGCTTGACCCGATAGGTGTGCACGCCCATGGCCTCGGCCGCGTCCTCGTCCTCGCGGACGAACCGCCAGGCCCGGCCCAGCCGGGAGCGGCCCAGCCTGGCCGCGCCGAGGACGGCGAGGGAGACGACCACCACGGTCAGGTAGTAGAAGATCACCGGACTGTCGGTCAGATGCGGGATGCCGTAGATGCCCGACGGGCCCCCGGTGACGTCCAGGTTGTTCGCGGTGATCCGGATGATCTCGCCGAAGCCGAGGGTCACGATGGCGAGGTAGTCGCTGCGCAGCCGCAGGGTCGGCGCGCCGATGATGATCCCGGCGACGACCGTGACCACGATGACGGCGGGCACGGTGACCAGCAGCGGCAGGTCGAAGCGGGTGGACAGCACCCCGCTGGTGTACGCGCCGACCGCGAAGAAGGCGACGTAGCCCAGGTCGAGCAGGCCGCAGTAGCCGACCACGATGTTCAGCCCGGCGGCGAGCATCACGAAGATGGCCGCGCTGGTCATGACCGACAGCGCGTACGGCGTCGCGTTGACGAACGGCGCCAGCAGGGCGAGCAGCAGCCCGGCGATCCCGGCCCATCTGTTCTGCAGCAGTTTCGACGCCCGGGTGGGCGGCTTGTCCGTGCCCACCCGGCGGGCCTTGGTCGTTTCGGTCATACCCGCTCCGTCACTCGCTCGCCGAGCAGGCCGGTGGGCCGCACGGTCAGGAACAGGATCAGCACCCCGAAGGCGAAGACGTCGCGCCATTCACCGCCCAGCCAGTACGTACCGAACGACTCCAGCAGCCCGAGCAGCAGCCCGCCGAGCATCGTGCCCGGGATGTTGCCGATGCCACCGATGACGGCCGCGGTGAAGGCCTTGAGCCCGATCAGGAAGCCCATCAGGAAGTCGATCTTCCCGTAGTAGGCCCCCGCCATCACCCCGGCGGCCCCGGCGAGGGCCGAACCGAGGAAGAAGGTCCGGGAGATCACCGCGTTGACGTCGATGCCCATCAGCGAGCTGGTGCTCGGGTCGAGTGCGATGGCCCGCATGGCCCGGCCCTCACGGGTCCGGGTGATCAGCAGGTTGAGTCCGAACATCAGGACCACGGCCACCCCGACCAGCACGAGCTGCTGGAGGGTCAGCCTGGCGCCGAGCACCTCGACCGAGGTACCGCCGAGGCGGACCGGATAGACCCGCGGGTCGGCTCCGGCGGCGGCGCGCATGCCGTACTCCAGGGCGAAGGACGCGCCGACCGCGGTGATGAGCAGGGAGAGCCGGGGCGCGCGGCGCAACGGCCGGTAGGCGATCCGCTCCAGTGCCACCCCGGCCAGGCCGGTGAGGACCATGGTCGCCAGGAGCACCACGAGCAGCAGGGGAAGGGCCATCGAGGCGGACACGCCACCGACCGCGCCGAGGACGGCGAAGCCGATGAACGCGCCGATCATGTACAGGTCGCCGTGGGCGAAGTTGAGCAGTTTGATGATCCCGTAGACCATGCTGTAGCCCAGCGCGACCAGGGCGTAGAACGAGCCGACGAACAGGCCGTTCCAGACGAGCTGTGTCATTTGAGAGAGTCCTGCAAAGTGATCTTGCCGTCCTTGACGACGAGGATCTGGAAGCCGCCGCTCGACAGGGTGTGCTCGGGGGTGAACTTCAGCGGCCCGGAGAACATCGAGAAGCCGTCCATCGCCTCGAGTGCGGCGATGACCTTGGCTCCGTCGGTGCCGCCCGCCTTGGCGACCGCCTCGGCGGCCAGCCGCACCGCGTCGTAGGCCTGGTTGGAGTAGGGGCCGGGCTCGGCGTTGTACTTCTTCTTGTAGGCCGCCACCCAGCCCTCGGCGCCTTCCAGCGTCTCGGGGGTCTGGGTCATCGTGGCGTAGACGCCCTCGGCGGCCTCGGCACCGGCGATCTCGACCAGCTTGGGCGAGACCGAGCCGTCACCGACCATGATGGAGCCCTTGTAGCCGGCCTGGCGGAGCTGGCGGGCGATCAGGCCGCCCTCCTGGAAGTAGCCGGTCCAGTAGACGAAGTCGGGCTTCTTGGCCAGCACGTTGGTGATGTTGGCGCTGTAGTCGCTCTCCTTGGGCGTGACCGTCTCGACGAGGACGGCCTCGGCGCCGCCGGGGGCGTCGAGCAACGTCTTGGTGCGGAGCGCGATGTCCTTGGAGTAGCTGGTGTTGTCGTGCATCAGCACGGCGCTCTTGGCACCCTGCTTGGTGATCCACTTTTCGGCCGCGGCGGCCTGCTGGGAGCCGGTGCCGTTGATGAGGAAGACGTGCTTGAGCTTCTGGTCGACCAGCTCCTGGGAGTTGGCCGCCGGAATGATCATCGGGATGTTGGCCTTGCCGAAAATCGGCAAAGTGGGCAACGTCGCTCCGGAGCAGTATCCTCCGACCGAGACGTCCACTCCCTCGGTGACCAGCTTGTTGGCTCCGGCCGCCGCCGACTGGGCGTCACAGGCGTCGTCGGCGGTCTTCAGCTCCAGCTTGCGGCCGAGGATCCCGCCCTTGGCGTTGATCTCGTCGAGCGCGAGCTGCGCCGCGTTGCTCATATAGGGACCGATGGCGGCCTCGCTGCCCGACTGGGGGATCAGCATGCCGAGGACGATCGGGTCATCTGCCTTGGCGGTCTCGCCGCCGCCGTCGCCGCCGAGCAGGCCCTGACCACATCCGGTGACCAGGAGGCCGACAACGGCCAGCGACGCGAAGGACTTAAGGGGGATGGCACGCATCTGCGGCTCCTCACAGCTAATGATATGTGACATTGCATTAGCTGGGTAATACTCACGTCAAGAGGTGCGACACGATCGTTAGGGTTCGCACACCTTTTTTTGCCAAATGTGCGGAAACGCCGAGGGGCACCCTCCGGCGGAGAATGCCCCTCGGCGGCCGTCCGGCTCTCAGCGTGCCGGGCCGACGGTGATCGTATGGGTCGAGGTGTAGAAGTCCTGGGCCGCCTTGCCCTGCTCTCTGCCGCCGTAGCTGGAGTCCTTCTCCCCGCCGAACGGCAGGTAGAAGTCCACGCCGCTGGTCGGGGCGTTCACCTTGACCAGACCGGTGTCCAGCCGCGCGCTGATGTCCAGCGCCCTGTCCAGGTCGCCGGTGTAGACGGCCGAGGCCAGGCCGTAGCGGACGCCGTTGGCCAGCTCCACCGCCTCGTCCACCGAGGCCGCGTCCTGGATCACGCAGATCGGTCCGAAGACCTCCTCGCAGGCGAGCGGGTGATCGGCGGGCAGGCCGTCCACCACCGTCGGCTCCACGTACCAGCCGCCGGCTCCGCCCCCCTGAAGGCCGTGCACCGCCTTGCCTCCGGTGAGGATCCGGCCGCCCGCGGCCACCGCGCCCGCCGCCGCGTCCACGACGCGGTCACGGGCTGCCTCGTCGATCACCGGGCCGATCGCGGTGCCGGGGTCGGACGGATCGCCGAACCCGAGCTTGGCCACGGCCGCGAGCACGGCCGCGCGGACCTCCTCGCCGTTGCCGACCGTGATGATCCGCTTGGTGGCCGTGCACTTCTGCCCGGCGAAGCCCATCGCCGCCGCCGCGATCTGGGCGGCGGCGGCCTCCAGGTTGGCGTCCGGCAGCACGATGCTGGCGTTCTGCCCGCCCATCTCGGCCTGCACCGGCACGCCACGCCGTACGGCGGCCTCGCGCACGAGGGCGCCCACGGATGCCGACCCGGTGAAGGACACCACATCGGCGGCGGCCACCAGCGCGGCGCCCTCCTCCGCGTCGCCGGGCACGACCTGGAACTCGTTGAGGTTGAGCAGCTCGGCCAGGCGGAGCGCGCACGCCAGCGCCTGGGGGGCGGGCTTGAGCACGACCGTGTTGCCGAACGCCAGCGCGGGGGCGGCCTTCCACAGCGGGATGGCCAGCGGGAAGTTCCACGGGGTGATCAGCCCGGCGACCCCGAGCGGCCTCCGCCGGGTGAAGAGCAGCCCCGCGCCCGACGGTTCGTGGAGCGCGCCGACCGGGTCGAACACCTGCTGGGCGTAGTAGCGCAGGATCGACACCGAACGGGCGACCTCGCCGCGCGCCTCGGCGATCGGCTTACCGACCTCGCGGACCACCAGGGCGGCCAGCTCGTCGGCCGCCCCCTGCACGGCGTCGGCGCCCGCGGTCAGCGCCGCGGCCCGTGCGGCGGCGTTCCTTGACGCCCAGTCGTGCTGGACGGCCCGCGCCAGCCGCATGGCGGCCTGGACGCCCGCCTCCCCCGCCGCGGGGAAGGAGGTGACGAGGTCGGCGGGGGCGTGCGGGGAACGGCTCTCGATCAAGTTGATCTTGTTAGTCACAGCAGGAAACCTTCGGGGAACGGATCACGGGGGTCAAGGAAGTACTGGGCGGTGCCGGTGACCCATGCCCGCCCGGTGATGGTCGGAACCACCGCGGGCAGACCGGCGACCTCGGTCTCTTCGACGAGCCGCCCGACGAACCGGGTGCCGATGAACGACTCGTTCACGAAGTCGGTGCCGAGCGGGAGCTCGCCCCGGGCGTGCAGTTGGGCCATCCGGGCGCTGGTGCCGGTGCCGCAGGGCGAGCGGTCGAACCAGCCGGGGTGGATGGCCATCGCGTGCCGGGAGTGCCGGGCGTCCGAGCCCGGGGCGGTGAACTGCACGTGGTGGCAGCCGCGGATGCCCGCGTCCAGCGGATGGACGGGCTCGTCCTGCCCGTTGATCGCGTCCATGATGGCCAGGCCCGCGTCAAGGATCTGCTGCTTGTGCGCCCGGTCGAACGGCAGGCCGACCGCCTCGATCGGCAGGATCGCGTAGTAGTTGCCGCCGTAGGCCAGGTCGTAGGTGACCTCGCCGATGCCGGGCACCTTGACCGCGCGGTCCAGGCCGGCGCTGAAGGAGGGCACGTTGGTGATGGTCACCGCGGTGGCGGCGCCGTCCTCGACCCGCACCTCGGCGACGACCAGACCGGCCGGGGTGTCCAGCCGGATGGTGGTGACCGGCTCGACGACCTCGACCATCCCGGTCTCCACCAGGACGGTGGCGACGCCGATGGTGCCGTGGCCGCACATCGGCAGGCAGCCGGAGACCTCGATGTAGAGCACGCCGTAGTCGGCGTCGGGCCGGGTCGGCGGCTGCAGGATGGCCCCGCTCATCGCCGAGTGCCCGCGCGGCTCGTACATGAGCAGGGTCCGGATGTGGTCCATCTCTGCCAGGAAGTGCTCGCGGCGTTCGGCCATGGTCGCGCCGGGGATGACACCCACTCCCCCGGTGATCACCCGGGTGGGCATGCCCTCGGTGTGGGAGTCCACCGCGTGGAAGACCCGTTTCGTCCTCATTGATACTCCTTGCGGGGTGAAAGCCCATGGCCGGGCACACTCAATGGTGCGCCCGGTCATGGAGTGCAGACGACCGCCGCCTACCGCAGGCCCTCGGCCAGGGCCTTCTCGGTGGCGGCGCGGACGGCGGCCTCCTGCTCGGGGGCCAGCGGCAGCCGCGGCGGGCGGCACGGGCCGCCCTTGCGCCCGGCCAGATCCATGGAGAGCTTGATGGCCTGCACGAACACGGTCTTGGAGTCCCAGCGCAGCAGCGGGTGCAGCGCGCGGTAGAGCGGGAGCGCGGTCTCCAGGTCTCCTGCGACGGCCGCCCGGTAGAGGGCCACGCTGGAGGTGGGCAGCGCGTTGGGGTAGCCGGCCACCCAGCCGACCGCACCGGCCAGGGCCAGCTCCAGCAGCACGTCGTCGGAGCCGATCAGCAGGTCCAGGTCCGGGGCGAGCTCGGCGATCTCGTAGGCCCGGCGGACGTCGCCGGTGAACTCCTTGACCGCCACGATCAGGCCCTCGCCGTGGAGCCGGGCGAGCAGCGCGGGGGTGAGGTCGACCTTGGTGTCGAGGGGGTTGTTGTAGGCCACCACCGGCACCCCGGCCTTGGCGACCTCACGGTAGTGCTCCACCACGGCCTGCTCGTCGGCCCGGTAGGCGTTCGGCGGGAGCAGCATGACCGCCTGGCACCCGGCGTCGCGGGCCTGCTCGGCCCAGCGGCGCGCCTCGGCCGCTCCGTAGGCGGCGATCCCCGGCATGACGCGGTCACCGCCGACGGCCTCGACCGCGGTCTCCACGACCCGGGCCCGCTCCTCGGCCGTCAGGGTCTGGTACTCCCCCAGCGAGCCGTTGGGCACCACGCCGTCGCATCCGGAGGCGACCAGCCATCGGCAGTGCTCGGCGTAAGCGTCCAGGTCGGCCGAGAGGTCGTCGCCGAGCGGCAGCGCGGTGGCCACCATCACACCGTGCCAGGGTTTCACACGGGTCGTCATCACGAATCATCCTTCCAAAGGGGGTTGGGTCAACGCGGCGAGGTCGCCGAGCCGGATGGGCTGGGCGATCGGACGCCGGGGCGCCGCGGGGTCCTCACCGGTGAGGCACGCCACGGCATAGCCGCACATACGGCCCTGGCACCAGCCCATACCGGGGCGGGCCAGCAGTTTCACGGAGCGCGCGTCGGTGGCGCCCAGCTCCCGGGCCTCGCGTACGGCCGACAGGGGCACCTCCTCGCAGCGGCAGACAAGCGTGTCGTCACGGAGCCACTCCTGCCAGCCGGGCCGTACCGGATAGGCCTCCAGCAGCGCCCGCGCGAAGGCGGCCAGCCGGTCCCTGCGCCGGGACAGATCCGGCCGGGGCGGAACCCGCCGCCCCAGGTCCGCCGCGACGCT from Streptosporangium sp. NBC_01756 includes the following:
- a CDS encoding dihydrodipicolinate synthase family protein, which produces MTTRVKPWHGVMVATALPLGDDLSADLDAYAEHCRWLVASGCDGVVPNGSLGEYQTLTAEERARVVETAVEAVGGDRVMPGIAAYGAAEARRWAEQARDAGCQAVMLLPPNAYRADEQAVVEHYREVAKAGVPVVAYNNPLDTKVDLTPALLARLHGEGLIVAVKEFTGDVRRAYEIAELAPDLDLLIGSDDVLLELALAGAVGWVAGYPNALPTSSVALYRAAVAGDLETALPLYRALHPLLRWDSKTVFVQAIKLSMDLAGRKGGPCRPPRLPLAPEQEAAVRAATEKALAEGLR